A genome region from Fusarium musae strain F31 chromosome 5, whole genome shotgun sequence includes the following:
- a CDS encoding hypothetical protein (MEROPS:MER0000836) produces MAVYHSAEGRKFFVPLENNPQVFTNLAHDLGMDPKLAFHDVYSLDEPELLAMVPRPAHALIFITPSNAYHAVEAEDVAAGKRTPAPPNRKTYSMEGFDDLYPTDQPVLWFPQTIGNACGMVALVHALLNGSLRERLVPSSPLAGLLDEALKLPLPTQHADLLYNSVVIEDAHSKAAARGDTAAPDAQDPIGYHFMAFVKGTDGNLWGLDGSFGGMMCYGPVSEGEDMLSSKVLDIGVRRFIKAGQGSSEFSIIALSDGEE; encoded by the coding sequence ATGGCAGTCTATCACAGCGCCGAGGGCAGAAAGTTCTTTGTCCCGCTTGAGAACAACCCTCAGGTCTTCACCAACCTAGCCCACGACTTAGGCATGGATCCTAAGCTGGCCTTCCATGATGTCTACTCCCTCGACGAACCAGAGCTCCTGGCCATGGTGCCGCGCCCAGCACAcgctctcatcttcatcacgcCTTCTAACGCGTACCACGCCGTTGAGGCCGAAGACGTCGCCGCTGGCAAGAGAACGCCAGCGCCTCCTAACCGGAAAACCTACTCTATGGAAGGCTTCGATGACCTCTACCCGACGGACCAGCCGGTCCTTTGGTTCCCCCAGACAATCGGAAACGCCTGTGGCATGGTAGCACTCGTCCACGCCCTTCTCAACGGCTCATTACGCGAGCGCCTCGTACCGTCGTCGCCACTAGCAGGACTCCTCGATGAAGCTCTCAAGCTGCCCCTGCCCACTCAGCACGCGGACCTGCTGTATAACTCAGTCGTTATAGAAGATGCTCACAGCAAGGCGGCAGCTAGAGGTGATACTGCAGCGCCTGATGCCCAGGATCCCATAGGGTATCATTTCATGGCTTTTGTGAAGGGGACGGATGGGAATCTCTGGGGGCTGGATGGAAGCTTTGGTGGGATGATGTGCTACGGGCCCGTGAGTGAGGGGGAGGATATGCTGAGTAGCAAGGTCTTGGATATTGGTGTGCGGCGATTCATCAAGGCAGGGCAGGGGAGTTCTGAGTTTAGTATCATTGCGCTATCTGATGGGGAGGAGTAG
- a CDS encoding hypothetical protein (EggNog:ENOG41) has product MNRMIVKCRRCKHIPRIQGIKYYSSSYRPSIAAKPTLDIYQIRNNADLYTQNCLSRNCPELASNPSRIVKLMHYHQALQYAAKSLRERANALQKELLVLKEESKNIDGALKEARETETKLLEVEEVEEGIMSKIEELALALPNLASKDTPKTEFEPICHVNADEKTIQIKDSKGKPIHHVDIGTQLGIIDCASADTTSGRGWYYLVGAGALLEQALVSYALTFATREGWTPVSPPSLVYSHISAACGAQSQDSSGEQQVYSIAQDEKDEPEMSLARSSDIALAAMKANTVISEDELPLRRVAASRCYRPEARPNTEGRYNVHEFTNVELFAWTKPEEEEMEYFFNEIICGTHSRGAYIRVKRALISLI; this is encoded by the coding sequence ATGAATCGTATGATTGTGAAATGTCGGCGATGCAAGCACATACCTCGCATCCAAGGCATTAAATACTACTCCTCTTCCTACCGCCCCTCAATCGCCGCAAAGCCTACCCTCGACATATACCAGATCCGCAACAATGCAGATCTCTACACTCAAAACTGTCTCTCAAGAAACTGCCCCGAACTCGCCTCCAACCCTTCCCGCATCGTCAAGCTCATGCACTACCACCAGGCTTTGCAGTACGCTGCGAAATCTTTACGCGAACGCGCAAATGCTTTACAGAAGGAGCTTCTAGTGCTGAAAGAAGAGAGTAAGAACATTGACGGAGCGCTCAAGGAAGCGAGGGAGACTGAGAcaaagcttcttgaagttgaagaagtagAGGAGGGTATCATGAGCAAGATAGAAGAGTTGGCGCTGGCGTTGCCGAATCTTGCAAGTAAGGACACGCCGAAGACCGAGTTTGAGCCTATCTGCCATGTCAACGCCGACGAAAAGACTATTCAGATCAAGGACAGCAAGGGAAAGCCAATTCATCACGTGGATATCGGAACACAGCTTGGCATCATCGACTGTGCTTCCGCTGACACCACTTCCGGCAGGGGATGGTATTACCTCGTCGGCGCCGGCGCCCTCTTAGAACAGGCACTCGTCTCCTACGCTCTCACCTTTGCAACCCGCGAAGGCTGGACTCCCGTCTCGCCTCCGTCTCTAGTCTACTCGCACATCTCCGCCGCTTGCGGGGCTCAATCTCAGGATAGTAGCGGTGAGCAACAAGTGTACAGCATTGCgcaggatgagaaggatgagccAGAGATGAgtctggcaagatcaagcgATATTGCACTGGCTGCAATGAAGGCAAACACAGTAATCTCGGAGGACGAGTTGCCGCTCAGAAGGGTCGCTGCTTCAAGATGTTATAGGCCTGAGGCTAGGCCCAACACGGAGGGACGGTATAACGTGCATGAGTTCACCAACGTGGAGTTATTTGCCTGGACGAagccagaggaggaagagatggaatACTTCTTTAACGAAATCATCTGTGGCACGCACAGCAGAGGGGCatatataagggttaaaagagccttgatttctcttatataa
- a CDS encoding hypothetical protein (EggNog:ENOG41): MGSVGPSTNDIIATLDAVNPSQFGGDEVERLRVRAAARRLLARVETPYERAWGFCFEHPAVFAALQTAINLGIWKAWTKEGGGKKTIDELVKLTGRDVEPNLLRRLFRLLAAFYVVEETDVDTFKPTPFSYAIGDESTKVRASLEAATYQYISAGQNLPKYLAKIDYKVPTAAEDNNYAGSDPDGLNFFGRLQKSPEYYEAFTGHMEAWTSWKTPWTKIYDTSGLIEGADLGKPLVVDVGGNTGIDISHVLKARPDLPKGALVLQDLPEIIERADVDEKITAMVHDFFKPQPVKGARAYFMHAVLHDWPDAQATQLLQNTKDAMTKGYSKLFVYDIVLPPTGASISQTTMDVQMMSLLSASERTKSQWEELLTGAGFKIVKFWPDPQQYEMLIEADIA, from the exons ATGGGCTCAGTTGGTCCTTCAACAAacgacatcatcgccacCCTCGATGCAGTAAACCCTAGTCAATTCGGTGGCGATGAAGTCGAACGTCTCCGTGTCCGCGCTGCCGCACGTCGTCTACTAGCAAGAGTCGAAACACCATATGAGCGAGCATGGGGTTTCTGCTTCGAACATCCTGCTGTTTTTGCGGCGCTGCAAACTGCAATTAATCTCGGAATCTGGAAGGCTTGGACCAAAGAGGGTGGAGGGAAAAAGACGATCGATGAGTTGGTCAAGTTGACTGGGAGGGATGTTGAGCCAAACTTGTTAA GACGTCTGTTCCGTCTTCTAGCTGCGTTTTATGTGGTTGAGGAGACAGACGTGGATACCTTCAAGCCCACGCCGTTCTCATACGCCATTGGTGATGAAAGTACCAAGGTCCGAGCGTCTCTCGAAGCAGC GACTTATCAGTACATCTCAGCGGGCCAGAATCTCCCCAAATACCTCGCCAAGATAGATTACAAAGTCCCCACGGCAGCAGAAGACAATAACTACGCAGGTAGCGATCCCGATGGTCTCAACTTCTTTGGGCGTCTTCAGAAGAGTCCAGAGTACTATGAGGCTTTTACAGGACACATGGAGGCCTGGACATCTTGGAAGACACCTTGGACTAAGATTTATGATACTAGCGGGCTGATTGAAGGTGCTGATCTTGGCAAACCGCTAGTTGTGGATGTTGGGGGTAATACTGGTATCGATATCTCGCATGTTCTCAAGGCAAGACCGGATTTGCCAAAGGGGGCGTTAGTGTTGCAGGATCTACCGGAGATTATTGAGCGGGCggatgttgacgagaagatcACGGCTATGGTGCATGATTTCTTCAAGCCTCAGCCTGTGAAGG GAGCCCGAGCATACTTTATGCACGCTGTTCTTCACGACTGGCCAGACGCCCAAGCAACTCAACTTCTACAGAACACCAAAGATGCTATGACGAAGGGTTACTCCAAGCTATTCGTCTATGATATTGTGTTGCCGCCAACTGGAGCTAGTATTAGTCAGACTACAATGGACGTGCAGATGATGTCTCTTCTTTCCGCGTCTGAGAGAACTAAGAGTCAGTGGGAGGAGTTGCTGACGGGAGCCGGATTCAAGATTGTCAAGTTTTGGCCTGATCCTCAGCAGTATGAGATGCTGATCGAGGCAGATATTGCATAA
- a CDS encoding hypothetical protein (EggNog:ENOG41) produces MAELTITGAAGRKITLPTGLFIDNTFTPAEANKTITIENPTTASPIGSVSAAQTSDVDRAVLSSRKASATWKTTPPQQRRRLLNKLADLIERDVEVFASIEAVDAGMLYNMSMGMSVPQAAETCRYFAGWADKLDGQSIDYESGLAYTKREPIGVCAAVVPWNTPLMITSWKLAPALAAGNTLIIKTPELAPLYGQKLGQLIVEAGFPPGVVNILCGLGTVAGQALADHHEVRKLSFTGSVGVGRTILASAAKSNLKRVTLELGGKGPSIIFSDADWENALMWSTAGITTHNGQICAAGSRIYVQEDVYDRFVEEFSKRTRDAVMGDPLLQETMKGPVISSTQKERIMGFIAKANSEGTQVLHGGSQSHDSKGHFVPNTAYVNVSPSASIIREEVFGPVASIAKFKTEQEVIDLANDNVYGLAASVFTNDISKAIRVSDKIECGLVCVNSWGSVNANTPFGGIKQSGFGRENGEDALHDWTQVKCVKVNVFKL; encoded by the exons ATGGCGGAACTCACCATTACCGGCGCAGCTGGTCGCAAGATCACAC TCCCCACCGGCCTCTTCATCGACAACACCTTCACCCCTGCAGAAGCCAACAaaaccatcaccatcgaaaATCCCACCACTGCCTCCCCCATCGGCTCCGTCTCCGCCGCCCAGACCTCCGACGTCGACCGCGCTGTGCTGTCTTCGCGCAAGGCTTCAGCGACGTGGAAGACTACACCTCCCCAGCAACGACGCCGTCTGCTGAATAAGCTCGCTGATCTTATTGAGCGCGATGTCGAGGTCTTTGCGTCAATTGAGGCTGTCGATGCGGGGATGTTGTACAACATGTCTATGGGGATGAGTGTTCCTCAGGCTGCTGAGACGTGTAGATATTTCGCGGGTTGGGCGGATAAACTTGATGGGCAGAGCATTGACTATGAGAGTGGTCTTGCGTATACCAAGAGAGAGCCAATTGGTGTTTGTGCGGCTGTTGTACCGTGGAACACTCCTCT CATGATCACCTCTTGGAAGCTAGCCCCCGCCCTCGCAGCCGGCAacaccctcatcatcaaaaccCCCGAGCTCGCCCCCCTCTACGGCCAAAAACTCGGCCAACTCATCGTCGAAGCCGGCTTCCCCCCCGGCGTAGTCAACATCCTCTGCGGTCTCGGCACCGTCGCAGGCCAAGCGCTCGCCGACCACCACGAAGTCCGCAAGCTCTCCTTCACCGGCAGCGTCGGCGTCGGGCGCACCATCCTCGCCAGCGCAGCAAAGTCCAACCTCAAGCGCGTGACGCTCGAGCTCGGCGGAAAAGGACCCAGTATTATCTTCTCTGATGCCGACTGGGAGAATGCGCTTATGTGGTCGACTGCGGGGATCACGACGCATAATGGGCAGATCTGCGCGGCGGGGAGTAGGATTTACGTGCAGGAGGATGTTTATGATAGGTTCGTAGAGGAGTTTTCGAAGAGGACGAGGGATGCTGTTATGGGTGATCCGTTGCTGCAGGAGACGATGAAGGGGCCTGTTATTAGCTCGACACAAAAGGAGAGGATCATGGGATTCATCGCAAAGGCTAATTCCGAGGGAACACAAGTCCTCCACGGTGGATCTCAGTCACACGACTCAAAGGGACACTTTGTTCCCAACACAGCATACGTCAATGTTTCACCATCAGCCAGCATCATCCGCGAAGAAGTCTTCGGCCCAGTCGCCAGCatcgccaagttcaagacAGAGCAAGAAGTCATCGATCTTGCAAACGACAACGTCTACGGCCTAGCTGCTTCAGTGTTTACAAATGACATCAGCAAGGCGATCCGCGTGTCTGATAAGATTGAGTGTGGATTGGTCTGTGTTAATTCCTGGGGAAGCGTTAATGCGAATACGCCGTTTGGCGGGATTAAGCAGAGTGGGTTTGGGCGGGAGAACGGTGAGGATGCGCTGCATGATTGGACGCAGGTTAAATGTGTCAAGGTCAATGTTTTTAAGCTGTAG
- a CDS encoding hypothetical protein (EggNog:ENOG41) → MTSYYGGLGPMLNVILWVQVVIFAIFVGLRLYTRSQILHSVGADDYLVIIALVFQIIYSAFVTAGTKYGLGRKFADIGNPDAYFRAVELEIYSQVAGLMVIGLGKCAVGIFLLRIVRNKFQKAFIWAFLAGTVFITLFSSIVVVVQCDPVQRTWDRRVPGTCWIDFSKVGLTVGSWFVVADFCFAILPWFVIWELNMKRKEKITVACGLSLGIFAGICGIVRTVALNGLNASEYIYDTVDMLIWSATESTVTIMCSSIPVLRPLYVRFRYGSQGDSSGAASSYKLPMYGNHSGRKYGNGSVPGTETIGGSGPSNRTVIAYNANASDESILRDTKTQNDISGIRRTDEVSISYGKQDARDRAREWK, encoded by the exons ATGACGAGTTACTATGGAGGCCTGGGGCCGATGCTCAATGTAATACTATGGGTTCAAGTCGTCATCTTTGCAATTTTCGTTGGATTGAGGCTATACACGAGATCTCAGATTCTACACTCTGTAGGCGCAGATGATtatctcgtcatcatcgcaCTG GTCTTCCAGATCATCTACTCCGCCTTCGTAACAGCCGGTACTAAATACGGTCTCGGGCGCAAATTCGCAGACATTGGCAACCCCGATGCATACTTCCGAGCCGTCGAGCTGGAGATATACAGCCAAGTAGCCGGGCTAATGGTAATCGGTCTTGGAAAGTGCGCCGTTGGCATTTTTCTTCTACGTATCGTACGGAACAAATTCCAGAAAGCGTTTATATGGGCGTTTCTGGCGGGAACGGTGTTTATCACTCTGTTTTCTAGTATCGTTGTCGTTGTGCAGTGTGATCCTGTCCAGAGGACTTGGGATCGACGGGTGCCGGGGACGTGCTGGATTGACTTTTCCAAAGTTGGCTTGACCGTGGGAT CTTGGTTCGTCGTTGCGGACTTTTGCTTCGCGATTCTTCCGTGGTTTGTCATCTGGGAGCTTAACATGAAGCGCAAAGAGAAGATCACTGTCGCGTGCGGCCTAAGTCTTGGTATTTT TGCCGGTATCTGCGGTATTGTTCGTACAGTCGCTCTCAATGGACTGAACGCCAGTGAATACATCT ACGACACAGTCGACATGCTCATCTGGTCCGCGACGGAAAGTACCGTAACAATAATGTGCTCTTCCATCCCCGTCCTCCGCCCTCTCTACGTACGCTTCAGATACGGCAGCCAAGGCGACAGCTCCGGCGCCGCGAGTTCCTACAAGCTCCCCATGTACGGCAATCACAGCGGTCGGAAATACGGCAACGGCTCAGTGCCTGGTACCGAAACAATTGGAGGTAGCGGACCATCAAACAGAACAGTCATTGCGTATAATGCAAATGCCAGCGATGAAAGTATACTTCGCGATACAAAGACTCAGAATGATATCAGTGGGATTAGAAGGACGGATGAAGTGTCGATAAGCTATGGAAAACAGGATGCTAGAGACAGGGCTAGGGAGTGGAAATAA
- a CDS encoding hypothetical protein (MEROPS:MER0001944), whose translation MRFSLISLLAFGTLSQAAFNQGAIRAFDRVHPRRYDQKRAAAPVVPEQPAFEKRSKSKFLNKHSEKFVVNGSAIPEVDFDVGESYAGLLPISQDPDEERKLYFWFFPSTNPKAKRDEVVIWLNGGPGCSSLSGLLTENGPFLWQEGTLAPVPNSYSWTNLTNVIWIEQPVGVGYSQGKPNITNEVELGKQFIGFWKNFIETFELKGATTYITGESYAGYYVPYIADAFITANDDDYYKLGGVAINDPIIGDGTLQQQAVIYPYIESWSNLFYLNQSYMNALRWTHQHCGYEKYLKKYATFPPPKESFPVLPDPYADTNPNSNYTCDIFDWAYSAALDSNPCFNIYHITDTCPHVYSQLGIVNQGDYSPPGAKVYFNRTDVKKALNAPTDVTWYQCTPNNVFGFGDPKSNRSDTSLAPAQTDVLKRVIEHTNNTIIGVGRLDFLLPPNGTLFALQNATWNGKKGFQKYPQDKNFWVPFHIDWNGGRLSEEGVVGQWGEERGLTWYEVQLAGHELPGYAAGSGYRVLEKLLGRIKNLGVIENFTTQKGDFQGHPHERDYSVVNPLGLPWSHGFTHA comes from the exons ATGCGGTTCAGTCTGATCAGTCTTCTGGCCTTTGGGACACTGTCCCAGGCCGCCTTCAATCAAGGTGCCATCCGCGCCTTTGATCGCGTGCATCCTCGCCGATACGATCAGAAGCGCGCTGCTGCGCCGGTCGTCCCGGAGCAGCCTGCCTTTGAGAAGCGATCCAAGAGCAAGTTCCTGAACAAGCACTCTGAAAAGTTTGTTGTCAATGGCTCTGCTATTCCTGAGGTTGATTTCGATGTTGGAGAGTCTTATGCTGGACTGCTCCCGATTTCCCAGGATCCTGATGAGGAGCGCAAGTTGTACTTTTGGTTCTTCCCTAGCACCAATCCCAAGGCTAAGAGAGATGAGGTTGTCATTTG GTTGAACGGTGGTCCTGGCTGCAGTTCGCTTAGTGGTCTCCTCACCGAGAACGGTCCCTTCCTCTGGCAAGAGGGAACCCTGGCTCCCGTGCCCAACAGCTACAGCTGGACCAACCT CACAAACGTTATCTGGATCGAACAGCCCGTCGGTGTAGGCTACAGCCAAGGCAAgcccaacatcaccaacgaaGTAGAGCTCGGCAAGCAATTCATCGGTTTCTGGAAGAATTTCATCGAGACCTTTGAGCTCAAGGGTGCCACCACTTACATCACCGGTGAATCCTACGCAGGCTACTACGTGCCCTACATCGCCGATGCCTTCATCACAGCCAACGATGACGATTACTACAAGCTCGGCGGCGTGGCCATCAATGATCCTATCATCGGTGACGGCACTCTTCAGCAGCAGGCTGTCATTTACCCGTATATCGAGTCCTGGTCGAACTTGTTCTATCTTAACCAGTCGTACATGAATGCTCTGCGATGGACGCATCAGCACTGTGGTTATGAGAAGTATCTCAAGAAGTATGCGACTTTCCCTCCTCCTAAGGAAAGCTTCCCTGTTCTGCCTGATCCGTACGCCGATACGAATCCCAATAGCAACTACACTTGTGATATCTTCGATTGGGCTTACTCTGCTGCTCTGGACTCAAACCCTTGCTTCAACATCTATCACATCACTGATACCTGCCCCCATGTGTACAGCCAGCTCGGCATTGTCAACCAG GGCGACTATTCCCCTCCCGGTGCCAAGGTCTACTTCAACCGCACAGATGTCAAGAAGGCCCTCAACGCTCCCACCGATGTGACTTGGTATCAATGCACTCCCAACAACGTCTTTGGCTTCGGCGACCCCAAATCCAACCGCAGCGACACCTCCCTCGCGCCCGCTCAGACCGACGTTCTCAAGCGCGTCATCGAGCACACCAATAACACCATCATCGGAGTCGGTCGTCTCGACTTCCTTCTCCCCCCCAACGGAACCCTCTTTGCCCTCCAGAACGCCACCTGGAACGGCAAGAAGGGTTTCCAGAAGTATCCCCAGGACAAGAACTTCTGGGTGCCCTTCCACATTGACTGGAACGGTGGAAGATTGAGTGAGGAGGGTGTTGTTGGACAGTGGGGTGAGGAGCGTGGTCTGACGTGGTATGAGGTCCAGCTTGCGGGCCACGAACTTCCCGGATATGCTGCTGGTTCGGGTTACCgcgttcttgagaagctgttggGAAGGATTAAGAATCTGGGAGTGATTGAGAACTTTACTACGCAGAAGGGCGATTTCCAGGGACACCCTCATGAGCGGGACTACAGCGTCGTGAACCCTCTGGGTCTTCCCTGGAGTCATGGTTTCACCCACGCTTAG
- a CDS encoding hypothetical protein (EggNog:ENOG41), translating into MAAPHPLSALTARETNLARDIVKASHPGSLLFFRQSYLFEPPKEEVLRFLELEHSGALTAASPRPDRCAQVFYDVIGGDQKSVYYESVVDVTKRSIVAQEIISEEHQASLTTAEFDIVVESCKRSKMFQDKLKEIKLPEGFETVIEPWPYGAPDLEDGNTRYFQALVFARDARKGQDSNFYAYPMPLIPVMDAATKEIIRIDEPATGGKDDSLTGKTYATGAIDHCQSAEYVPELLENGTRKDLKPLMVVQPQGPSFSITEGNLIQWQKWRMRVTFNPREGAVIHDIRYDGRPVLYRLSISDMTVPYADPRPPYHRKQAFDFGDGGLGHCVNNLTLGCDCLGVIKYFDGVLTDADGSAQETKNVICLHEQDNGIGWKHTDWRTGRAVVTRRRELVIQFIITLANYEYVFNYKFDQAAGIVVEARATGIVSVVNMDPGKTAPWGNIVSPGALAQNHQHVFCVRIDPSIDGHENTVVQEESLPLRMDKRTNPNGNMYEVRQTQITTSQGIDAAPFSNRVFKVQNLNKLNRVSGKPVGYKITPPPTQLLLADPNSTQAKRALFAKKHFWVTKYKDHEFFAGGRYTLLSKSEIGGVSDAADRCDDVLNQDVVCWSVFGLTHNPRVEDWPVMPVEMLQLHISPSDFFTGNPALDVPSDKDVASRLTSGCCKEEGPKL; encoded by the exons atggctgcacCACATCCTCTGTCTGCTCTTACGGCGCGTGAGACTAACCTTGCTCGTGATATTGTCAAGGCGTCTCACCCCGGTTCACTGCTGTTCTTCAGACAGTCGTACCTGTTTGAGCCGCCTAAGGAAGAAGTCCTGAgatttcttgagcttgaacaCTCTGGGGCTCTTACTGCTGCTTCGCCGAGACCTGATCGCTGCGCGCAGGTTTTCTACGATGTCATTGGTGGAGACCAGAAGTCGGTTTACTATGAGTCTGTGGTTGATGTTACGAAGCGGAGTATCGTCGCGCAGGAGATTATCAGTGAGGAGCACCAGGCCAGTCTGACTAC TGCTGAGTTTGATATCGTCGTTGAGTCTTGCAAGAGATCAAAGATGTTTCAGGATAAACTCAAGGAGATTAAGCTCCCTGAGGGATTCGAAACAGTCATTGAGCCCTGGCCCTACGGCGCCCCAGACCTAGAAGACGGCAACACTCGCTACTTCCAGGCACTCGTCTTTGCGCGTGATGCTCGCAAGGGTCAAGACTCCAACTTTTACGCTTATCCCATGCCCTTGATCCCCGTCATGGACGCGGCTACCAAGGAGATCATCCGCATTGATGAGCCAGCTACAGGTGGCAAGGATGATAGCCTCACTGGCAAGACTTATGCTACTGGAGCTATTGATCATTGCCAGAGCGCAGAGTACGTCCCTGAGCTTTTGGAGAATGGGACGAGGAAGGATTTGAAGCCCTTGATGGTTGTGCAGCCTCAAGGACCGAGTTTCTCGATTACAGAGGGGAACTTGATTCAGTGGCAGAAGTGGAGAATGAGGGTTACGTTTAATCCTCGTGAGGGAGCTGTCATCCATGATATTCGCTATGATGGACGTCCTGTTCTTTACAGATTGAGCATCAGCGATATG ACTGTTCCTTATGCTGATCCTCGTCCACCTTACCACCGCAAGCAAGCCTTTGACTTTGGCGACGGCGGTCTCGGCCACTGCGTCAACAACCTCACTCTCGGCTGCGACTGTCTCGGCGTGATCAAG TACTTCGACGGTGTCCTCACAGACGCAGATGGTTCTGCGCAGGAAACCAAGAACGTCATCTGTCTGCACGAGCAGGACAACGGCATCGGCTGGAAACACACCGACTGGCGAACCGGCCGCGCAGTCGTGACCCGCCGCCGCGAACTCGTCATCcaattcatcatcaccctcgCCAACTACGAGTACGTCTTCAACTACAAGTTCGACCAAGCAGCCGGCATCGTCGTGGAAGCCCGCGCAACAGGCATCGTGTCCGTCGTAAACATGGATCCCGGCAAGACAGCGCCCTGGGGAAACATCGTCAGCCCCGGCGCCCTCGCTCAGAACCATCAGCATGTTTTCTGCGTGCGCATCGACCCTTCTATCGACGGTCATGAGAACACCGTTGTGCAGGAGGAGAGTCTGCCTTTGAGAATGGACAAGAGGACGAATCCTAATGGGAACATGTATGAAGTGCGTCAGACGCAGATCACCACTTCTCAGGGCATTGATGCTGCGCCGTTTAGCAACAGGGTCTTCAAAGTGCAGAACCTGAACAAACTGAACCGTGTGTCGGGTAAACCGGTTGGATACAAGAtcacaccaccaccaacacaactcctcctcgccgaccCCAACAGCACACAAGCCAAGCGCGCGCTATTCGCAAAGAAGCACTTCTGGGTTACTAAGTACAAAGACCACGAGTTCTTTGCGGGCGGACGGTACACGCTGCTTAGCAAGAGTGAGATCGGGGGTGTGAGCGATGCAGCTGATCGGTGCGATGATGTGCTGAATCAGGATGTTGTGTGCTGGAGTGTGTTTGGACTCACGCATAATCCTAGGGTGGAGGATTGGCCGGTCATGCCGGTTGAGATGCTGCAGTTGCATATTTCGCCTTCGGATTTCTTTACGGGGAATCCGGCGCTCGATGTACCGTCTGATAAGGATGTTGCGTCGAGGTTGACTAGTGGGTGCTGTAAGGAGGAGGGACCTAAGCTGTGA